Sequence from the Montipora foliosa isolate CH-2021 chromosome 12, ASM3666993v2, whole genome shotgun sequence genome:
GACGGTGAAGAATTGCTGGAGTTTCCTAACACTGGTTGGGGATCTTCGCTAGAGAAAATGCCAATGTTCACGAGGGTGGAAATGAATAGTTTTGTGATAAAGTCTGGGAAAGCCATCGCCAACAAAGACCACCACACTGTTCCAACGGGTTTAATAAAGGCCAGACGTTTTCTAGATGACGAATATCTTGAAGAGATTGAATGTGCCAGTAATTCGAAGCTCTTTTTCTTCAAAGGCAAGTGTTGTCATAGTTTCAAAAAGAGTGAACCCCCACATAATCTGAAAATTTGCCTATGTATTGTGACTGGAGAGGTTAAGAGTGCCTGTTGTTCTTGTGTAGCAGGAAAAGTCGGGTTTTGTAACCATGTGTTGGCGTTCATGTTTAAGATGTGCAAGTTTACCTTGTATAACTGTACTTCTGTCAAAGAACTTTCTAAAGAACAAGATCAGCAATCTTCCTTGGCTTGTACATCACAATTACAGCAATGGCACAAGAGAGGTGGGGGAAAGAACATCGCACCACAGCCAATTATGGAAGTTGAAGTCAATAAAACTAAGGTCGACGAATCAAGTTCACGATCAGGTCTCAAATCCCTCCTTTATGATGCTAGGATGAAGACCACCCATAATGAGGCAGAAGAAGAGGAATTTAAGAGGGAACTGAAAACAATCAATCCAAACATGGGTCTGTCCCAAATGGCTAGTGAACAGGGAATTGCAACCGATCATAATGGATACAAAGAAACAAGATTTGGAAAGTGTCGAGTTGGTTCTTTTTTATCATACCAAGTTGCACTTTCTGAATCAAACTTTGAGGCCATTGCATCTGTCGACTGCATTTCAAGGGTTCTATTAACAAGCTCTCAGACCCTTTTGTATCCACGGTTTCCATTaagaaatattgaagaaatgGTAGTTCCTGACAATTTGTCTGAAGACGAAATACGGCTGCTAAAAGCCCTCCAAATAGAAGAAGACGAAATAAATCAAATAGAAGCAGAGACTAGGGATCAAGCTGAGTCTGATAAATGGACAGAGGAACGCAAATTTAGATTCACTGCATCaaagtttcatttgatttctaaACGCCAAAGAAATCATAAAAATTTTGCAGAAACTCTGATTAATCCAAAATCTgttacttcaaaatatttagaacatggaaaaaaatttgaaccagTTGCTCTAAGGGagtatgaaaaattaatgtgCAACAGAAGGACACCAGTGAAGGTCCTACCAAGTGGATTTATTGTTTCAAAGGGCACTCCAGTCATTGGAGCCACCCCTGATGCAAGAGTTGTTGACTTTGGGTGCACTAACCACTTCGGAATTGCCGAGGTGAAATGCCCGTACAGTAAACATCATGTCACACCTCTGGATGCCTGCTCAGATGAAAAGTTTTGTATGGAAAAAACAAGTGACAAGGAATGCAAATTAAAAGTAGACCACCCCTACTATGCCCAAGTACAAGGACAAATGGCTGTGACAGGAGCAAGGTGGTGTGACTTCATTGTATACACCAGTAGAGGCCTTTATGTACAAAGAATCACATTTGACCCTATTTTTTGGGCTGAACTTCATCAGAAACTGGTTTCTTATTACTTTAGTCATTTTATAAAGTTTGCATCTGCGAAACTTTGTCAGGTGAACTGTCAAGTAAATAACAGCAGTGATTGCCAGGTAATTTGTACAAGTACAACTTTGTAATTTCAGTCACAGAACTCCAAGACTACTAGCAATAAGATCAAACATTGTAGTACTTGACCAGTGGTCCAGAAAAGCACTTGACATTCTATATGATGTTCCAGAAATTATCCATGCCACCCTCTCCCACTAGGGAACATTTTAGGAGCATTGAAGCCCCTCATCCCTCCATCCAAAATTTCCAGTTCAGCtgatattttccttcaaaattttTGGATTTGGAGACTCTAGCCTCCCTAAAACTTTGAGTTACTTTGGGGTAGGaatattttctgaaaaaaataccTGATCTAGCATTTCGATCTCAATTCTTGGTTCTCACTTACGTCATATC
This genomic interval carries:
- the LOC137979869 gene encoding uncharacterized protein, giving the protein MATSSSSNAIILTENDIPGASLLGRKPEELSNSELKFWLKCRGDTGKGLKTKAELVKRVYDYIKTGKDKEIVDPDPHEIYSRRKEKQTTSSDLSNDGEELLEFPNTGWGSSLEKMPMFTRVEMNSFVIKSGKAIANKDHHTVPTGLIKARRFLDDEYLEEIECASNSKLFFFKGKCCHSFKKSEPPHNLKICLCIVTGEVKSACCSCVAGKVGFCNHVLAFMFKMCKFTLYNCTSVKELSKEQDQQSSLACTSQLQQWHKRGGGKNIAPQPIMEVEVNKTKVDESSSRSGLKSLLYDARMKTTHNEAEEEEFKRELKTINPNMGLSQMASEQGIATDHNGYKETRFGKCRVGSFLSYQVALSESNFEAIASVDCISRVLLTSSQTLLYPRFPLRNIEEMVVPDNLSEDEIRLLKALQIEEDEINQIEAETRDQAESDKWTEERKFRFTASKFHLISKRQRNHKNFAETLINPKSVTSKYLEHGKKFEPVALREYEKLMCNRRTPVKVLPSGFIVSKGTPVIGATPDARVVDFGCTNHFGIAEVKCPYSKHHVTPLDACSDEKFCMEKTSDKECKLKVDHPYYAQVQGQMAVTGARWCDFIVYTSRGLYVQRITFDPIFWAELHQKLVSYYFSHFIKFASAKLCQVNCQVNNSSDCQVICTSTTL